In Palaemon carinicauda isolate YSFRI2023 chromosome 1, ASM3689809v2, whole genome shotgun sequence, the genomic stretch ATCTGAAGAAAGAGTTATTCtgtattttttatgatatttccaccacaaataaaaacggtaaaagcatttttattttgttatactcTCTATCACCTTCATAGATGACCCGGAAGGTTTAAAACAATACCGGAAATttatgttattatggaattcctcttaaatatgtaaatttgactaggtctattcatgaacatagcaagtgcaaagttaatgttagtggagtcctaacaaatgaggttccagtgactagcggagtactccaagggaaagtgttgtcacctatgttgtttatcctccccatggttTTTTTAATATGTAAAACACTTGGGGATGGTAGAAAAGGATTGGGTTATATTGGTAATaataaattagctgacctagagtatgctgcggatttgccatgcttgcttaccagaatgcatgaagtatcacacgaggttgggctcaagataaatagaagaaagacagagatgatgagaacagaatatgcaatggaagatgaaatatcattgtaaggagaaaggattgatagggtagaatcatttaagtatttaagaactatgatctccattacagggtcattaaaattggagtttagtgaaagactgaaaaataaaacagacaatggctaagtcaagtaaaatttggaaatcgaatcgcctgaaattgcatataaacttATTGCCTACAAAATTCAAAATACTTGACTCACAAGAATATCATTGATATAGGTCGAGCAAGTACTGCCAAGCCTACCGAAGACACCTGCTTGCCCGATGACGATCGGGCGGTATTTAGTTGGGAAGAGCTCTGCGGTCATCAGCCAAATTAAATGATGTGTTGCGGTACTGGACAGTTTTccgcagagagacagagagatgatTGCGCTTGTTGGTGCTGGAAGAAAATAGGTAATGAGTAAGAATacactgataataacaataattacgacAATGTCGTATATAGATAAATGAAACAATATATTCAATCAGTCTTCACACTATTTACGATCACAGTACTTGATTTGTACTAAACTGGAATCTCCATTGAAACTGTAAaatggataataaaaaaagaatcatcTAACAAAATCTAATTGAAATAAGTAAAACTTTATTCATGGGCAATAGCAAAATATTCACTTTTAGCTGTTAACGTCTATTATTTTCATTAGATTAATTTTAAcagtaatatttttctttaattatttggtTACATTAACATGATAATCTCAAACCTTCAGGAGAGTTGAACATGAGGATTCCAACGATGGAGATTGATGCTGAACACAAGAAGAAAAGGGTGGCTAAAGTATTCCTGCGTCCGGTGTACATCAGAATTAGCCAAAGTGATATGTAGGCAACAATTTCCATGACTCCCCCGAGGAAGATGTACATGTATGGATCTACACTAAAAAAAGGATTATAAAGAATGGATATTATAGATTGAACTTTTTGGagtaaattatattgaaaattgcTCATATCTGTAAACTTCTCTCATCTTGATGATCTAGATTCTAGAGACTTTAGTTGAAATTGGTCAGAATCAGTCCTGAATTGTTTCAAAGCCATTATGGATTCTAATAGTCTTGTCCTATTGATAGCCCCAGTTGTGAAAGACAGCGTGGCTGGCTATTCATTTGCAGTAATTAATTCAAGTAGCTTGTCATCATTTCAACCAAAAAATACAGTAGTAAGATTACCTTTAGTTAGGTTAAGCTAGTTCAAGGCCAAAGGACATGAATAAACTAAGTTTAATTTAGTGTTAATTCCCCTATAGATTAAATAAGCAATGGATAAGAAAATTGATAGTTCATTGATAGTTAATACCAGCTCGTTCATTCGAGCAAGGATTGACCAAAGCTTTTACTCTGGCCATATTTATTGAAAACGATTATGTTTGTAGTTAGATTCACCATGACGCTCAGATATAGATATGAAAATTCTCTTAGATTCTTATTGTCAGTTATCGATACAACTTTGTTTGATAGATACTGTAAGCAATTATGCATCTAATTACTATCATTTTGGTATAAAATCCTTTACTTAGTTTTAAGCGTTTATAATTTTTTCGGTTATTGATATTTGAAGACTTATTCAGCTGTATAATTCAATTTGCATGTTTAAAATGGCATAACTAGTTCTCATAACAGAATTCCTGATATAAGTTCTCGGTCCTGCCTGCATCAACACTATCAAATGGTGTACACCTCAATATTATATTCTAGCCATTTTATTTAATCCAATCTATTTAGTATGTAATCTATATACTTTATTCTTAATATAGCATTGATAAACAATCCTTCTTTAATTACCTGAGGTTATTGGCATTCAAACCAAGGCCATAATAAATCATAGTCCCCAACATCCACAGAAAAAACATTATGAATGCTCTTCCTCTCACACCAGAAACTTGGAATACGACAGTGCAATGTCTCAAAATGGTTTTGATCTCCACCAGGCAACTCATTGGTTCTTTCCTCTCTTGAATTTCCATAAGATGGGATTCCTGAAAAAAAAGGTTTGAtatggcattatatataatatattcgtgTGCATACTTTGAGAGAATGTGCTTATGCATGTTTATGTGACAAATTAAATGCTTTCGAACTTATGTGTTGCATGAGAAGGAGCCCTTAAGCCAAACGTGACAAATGTGAGATGCATTTAGGAAATAACTTATTCAGATGTGTACCTCATATTCAATGTCTTGCATGGCGCAGTAAAGTTGTCCATCAGGCGGCAACCACTTTTTGTTGAATCTTGCAGCCCATTTTAAGACTTTGAGAGTCTCTGCATACTTTCCGTGTAAAATTAACCATCTAGGGGATTCAGGTAGTAACCTGTAAGAATATATGaacataaacatatgtgtatatacttatgtatatttatctgtGTGTAGGACCACATACAAACCCCtaagatatattcaaatattaacTACTGACCAGATTTGTCTTGTGTATTTTGAAGACCCAACCAGTCGTAATCTATTGCTTCcaagtttttttattgtttcctgcCTCTTAAAATCAGATTCTCTGGTGAGTTTTGATTATAAGCACACAGaggaacacacacatgcatatatatatatatatatatatatatatatatatatatatatatatatatatgtgtgtgtgtgtgtgtgtgtgtgtgtgtgtgtatttccaagAAATCCAGGGATCGAACTTTCCAACCATGTCTAGGAATTTCTTGCCTACTCCATAAAACTTTAGAATCATACATTCTTTTCACCCATCTATTACTGTTTACTAATTCATCATAAGCAAACCAATGCAAAACCCTCTGCTCCACCCTGTCACTTctttaataattttcatgatatttaGTAGCTTTCTTTTTGTCAAacaattaagtctttttttttcctctccaatAAGATTTACTAGTGTTGGCGACCTGTGATctatgatggctgaatatttacatagatatgcatatacacgcacCCGCAACCACTTCtcaccacatttatatatatatatatatatatatatatatatatatatatatatatatatatatatatatatatgcagaagaaccaaaaggaaaatgaaaatacgaaatatacgattaagtcctgattagtttcgtgatacttcttcagaggactgatttattgagagaggtttctttacattttatagagaaagtaaacttacgaacttacatatagaggcttacagaacaatgacactcccataccagctacctgggctgtggtcagctgtttactgggcggagatccaaccttattagacacctgccagtaaacacctgaccacagcccaggtagttGGTATGGGAGGGAGTGTCATTGCtctgtgtatgtatgttcatacgtttactttccctataaaatgaaaagaaatgtctctcaataaatcagtcctctgaagaagtatcacaaaactagtcaagacttaatcgtatatttcgtattttcatttaccttgtggttcttctgcatctgagcatcacgttttcctgtgatttttacccatatatatttatatatatatatatatatatatatatatatatatatatatatatatatatgtgtgtgtgtgtgtgtgtgtgtgtacagtatatatatatatatatatatatatatatatatatatatatatatatatatatatatgtatgtatgtatgtatgtatatattcatatatgtatatatatacatagatataaaagagagagagagagagagagagagagagagagagagagagagagagagagagagagagagacttgctctttattttataagagATTTATACTAGTAATAAAGAACGTTTTCATTCACATTAAAAGTATTCTTACCAgtaataaataagaagaaaaaaggaGGGCACAGTGAGAGCAATTTGCAGCTTCCTCCATTTCTGAACCAAAAGGCAGATACCGGGCAGCACCATATACCCTAATGCCCAGGGTATGAGGAAAAGACCTCCAAGGTGTGTTCGTTGACGGACCGAGCAGAGCTCCATGGCTATGAGAGAGAAATTTTACAGTTACTCAGTCTCATGTGTGATTTTATTTATTCTTCTGAAACAATGTCAATCTTTTCTAATTCTTCTAAAATTGGTATGAAATTCTATTCTCACAATATTTCTTGGGATAAAAGAATGAAAATTgcgatattttgaaatatttctttaagagAAGAAAGTATTTTCTATTCACCCAATTctgcttgtgaaaaaaaaatataaaatacgaaATTTTGAACTATTTCTTTAATGGCTGAAATTATTTTCAATTCATTTAATTCTGCTTGCAAGAATAAAAAGTAAGAAATCTacgaaattttgaaatatttctttaatatcagAACTTATTTGCTATTCACACAATACTACTTGGGTAAGAAAGTATGAAAATTacgaaatttggaaatatttcttttatatcagaACTTATTTGTTATTCACAAAATAATGCTTGGGTAAGAAAGTATGAAAATTacgaaatttggaaatatttcttttatatcagaACTTATTTGTTATTCACAAAATAATGCTTGGGTAAGAAAGTATGAAAATTacgaaatttggaaatatttctttaatatcagAACTTATTTGCTATTCACACAATACTACTTGGGTAAGAAAGTATGAAAATTacgaaatttggaaatatttcttttatatcagaACTTATTTGTTATTCACAAAATAATACTTGGGTAAGAAAGTATGAAAATTacgaaatttggaaatatttcttttatatcagaACTTATTTGTTATTCACAAAATAATGCTTGGGTAAGAAAGTATGAAAATTacgaaatttggaaatatttctttcataGCAGAAATTATTTGCTATTCACACACTACTGCTTGGGTAAGAAAGTATGAAAATTacgaaatttggaaatatttctttaatatcagAACTTATTTGCTATTCACACAATACTGCTTGGGTAAGAAAGTATGAAAATTacgaaatttggaaatatttctttgatatcAGAATTTATTTGCTATTCACAAAATAATGCTTGGGTAAGGAAGCATGAAAATTAGGAAATTTTGAGATATTTCTTTCATAGCAGAAATTACTTACTATTCACGCAATTCTGCTTTTGAGAAAAGAGTGAAAATCACGAAAtaggaaaatatttctttaatggaagaaattattttctattcaCCTACTTACGCTTGTGCAAAAAGAGTGAAAATCACGAAATgtggaaatatttctttaataacaGAAATTATTTGTCATTCACACAATTCTCCTTTTGAAAAAAGAGAATGAAAAGCGCAAAATATGGAAgtatttttttaatggcagaaatTATTTTTTACCAACCCAATTGCGCTTGTGCAAATAAAGTGAAAAttacaaaatttttaaatatttgtttagttgaagaaataattgtatagCTCGTTCTTTTTAGCAGTCCTTCATTGCCGTTAtcttacatacacaaatacaaaatATCAGAGTCAGCTAATAACTAACGATAAATTAAATAAACTTGTATAAGAAAAATACGGAAAACTTCTGCTTGAATCACAATTTTCTACTTTCTTGGCTTCAAATATTTAGAGAAGTACTTGAAAGAAAAactatagaaaaaatattattattgatatattacatGAAGTTGGATAGGGAAATGTAATGAATAATATTTATTCGGTagcattaatattcataaaaaataagaaaaaaatccttttgttACTTCTTAATGATGCTGAAAAAAGTCAGACAAGTACAAAATAACAGTTCGCATTCATGTTTCTTTACAATATTGTAAACTAAAATCTAAGCACAAAACCACATAGACAtctatgaaaattattcaaaatatgcatgtgtatacttttacatatatttatatatatatatatatatatatatatatatatatatatatatatatatatatatatatatatatacatacagtgtatatatgtgtgtacatatatacactatacctACATAAgacaattattgaaaaaataagaatattgataacATACAACAGTGATACTTCAAAATATGACAACACCCTACTTACCAAGAACGAAACAAGACATGTAAACACCAGCTTCCGTTGCCTGGATGAGGAACCGGAATATGATGTATGTTTCGA encodes the following:
- the LOC137648377 gene encoding organic cation transporter-like protein produces the protein MTNTERNLEATDVQNERTEQIYVAGGKKGKMKKGKKENIREMQGETETTEEDGTLKENYSSGGPITFEKLLEVSGTNGRWKILVIVLCAFSGFPAPMNTMSYQFLGETPEHWCHVEELTEANWTDEQIIAFAIPKRNGSSQYDGCTMYDYNYTAAAEMGYKKAILNMGAFQKSKEVKMLSCSKRDFNQSDYGTSIVIEWDLVCDRRVLYSTTASVNQVGMLVGNAIFGYLIDAIGRRRSVLWSSCLTVIMNLMAAGSPTVETYIIFRFLIQATEAGVYMSCFVLAMELCSVRQRTHLGGLFLIPWALGYMVLPGICLLVQKWRKLQIALTVPSFFLLIYYWLLPESPRWLILHGKYAETLKVLKWAARFNKKWLPPDGQLYCAMQDIEYEESHLMEIQERKEPMSCLVEIKTILRHCTVVFQVSGVRGRAFIMFFLWMLGTMIYYGLGLNANNLSVDPYMYIFLGGVMEIVAYISLWLILMYTGRRNTLATLFFLCSASISIVGILMFNSPEAPTSAIISLSLCGKLSSTATHHLIWLMTAELFPTKYRPIVIGQAGVFGRLGSTCSTYINDILGRAAIWAPSAVFGLASLISGICAIFLPETKGTHLLETNKFHKKETTV